The following nucleotide sequence is from Coffea eugenioides isolate CCC68of chromosome 10, Ceug_1.0, whole genome shotgun sequence.
GCAAGTACTTGAGCCTTGTTGAAGAATTAAAATCAGAAAGCTAGGAGGTAAGGCAGAAACCAGCATAACTTAGTTAAAAGCTAGGAGAATTTAagaggaaggaaggaaggaatcTGGACCTCTTGTGGTGAATGCACATGAGATTTGTGCGTTCCGTTCAACAATTTAGCATCTTTGTCATAGACATTTGCAATCAGGGATATCATTCTGCGCAGATGATTTCTTCTGAAGAGATATATTGCATGTACACCTCTCTTCTTGAAGTATTCTGCTATCCCTTCATGGTACTCTGTCAATCCCTTCAAAAGGTTCACAGTTTGTAAAGTTCAAATGGCACAGAACTTTCACGAATTGTTTTCAGAAATTGACAGGCCTACATTTGACAAAAGGAACTACTGTAATTTCACTTCACAGCAGCAAATTTCCACTGACAAATCAAGTCAAGAACATTCTGCTTCAGGAACTATATCAAAATCTCTTTAATGACATTTTTTGAGTTTGTGTGATTCAAGCTTTACAGCATGTTCCCTCCTTTTAGCTGGTACTGCACTAAAAGCTTGTGCTGGcttcatttgaaaatatctGATAATAAGAAGGAATTTTCTTTGTGCACTTATTGGCCATTGGCAAGAAGTACTTTGCAGTAATCAGTTCCAATGGGAGCAGACATTCACAAAAATTGCTGGTATTGATGAGCTTCTCATTGTGGTGGAAATGGAATACGTCGATGTAGATAATTAACCTCTAATGGCCATCACGGCTAGCAATGCCTCCTTAATAGATGAACTAAAGACAAGTTTTTGTCATAGTTCCAGTTAAATGTAGTCTGAAGATGAAGACTGAAATAATGCAGATTATCATATTTATCGAGGGCTCAAAACTTGCAATTAAGACCTCAAGCTattgatgaagaaagagaaaactatGCAACAACATTGgcaaaaaagggtaaaatgcaGCATTTTCACTACGTCAACCAGAGCTTGGTTGTGAGCTACTAACCTGGTTAAGCATCCATTTAAACCCGACTGCAGCTGAACACTCATTCTTTGATGCGCTGCTGTACCAGTCCAGATTGTATACCTTATCCATAATCCCATATATCACAGATAAGTTCCTCCTCCTATCTCTTGCCCCAAAGATTTCACCATTTGAGCTGACATTCTCATGGCTATTTAACAATGTCTCAAACCATCCACTGCCAGATCTCTGCATCGATATGATAGCAAAAAATTTTACTGGATTGCAGGCACATTCTTGCCTACATTGAGATCAGACCAATTAATTGTGAACAATCCAGATCTTTTCAGAAACTAAAATGAGTTTCCTATTTACCTGCTAAAGGTTTTGGGTTCTGGAAAATGTAGATATGCAGTTTCACTTATTTCAATTCCAGAAGCTGGGCATTGTTTTTGAATCTGTTTGAGTTTTAGCAAATTACTATCCCTGAAATAAGCCATTTGCGTTGTACAAATTGAGAAAATGTACACTCCACAAACCATACTGAAGAGTAAGACCGCCATTCTCAATAGCAATGGAGATTTCTTTGGTGTCTTTATCACCAGTCTATCCTGTATTCATTAAAGATTAAAGATTTGTTAGTTCTTCTGGAATGCCAAAAAGGGCCGCCTATTATAGTATGAATCTGGTTTAATATAACATGAAAGTATTAAAGGGACGCTGCATCTGTAGAAAGCATACCATGTAAAAGACACAAGCTAAACTGAAGCTTCCACCTAAAATTTTCCATTAAACTGTGAAGGGCAGAATCAGAAGAAGAATATAGAAACAAAAgtaatttgtttattttcttttattttttttttactggtTATTTTTTCACTTACGCAAGAACAGTTAGAGAAATGAGGAAAAAGAAATGGTCAGCGTGAGGCTACTAGGACAAGATCAAATCTGACCATGAGCAAAATCCACTCTCCTCATGAGGTTCAACAACTCCCATGAGTAGTCAAGAAGAATAAAAGCCCTTAGAGTGCGTGATCCGGGTTTTTTCTGGCCGGATTACAAGTTGACAAATGAACTTATTTCCCATAAATCTAGGTCCAAAAGAACTGAACTTGACCGTTAAAGCTGGAAATAGACATGAAACTGAGAATAGAAAAAGCAAGTGGCACTTGTACCTCAAAGACCTTAATCAACAAGGATATTTCCTGAGCCGTCTTTCAGGAAATGTGGAAGAACATAAAGACgctttaaaaagaaaagaaaagaaaagaaaatggtggGGTATAGCTTGTTTTTCTTCCTCAAACTTCACCACTGGTATAGTTATGTTGGTTGAACACTGGAGATGACAATTTGAACACTCGTCATTTCAATTGTTTCATACTATTCCACAAGTGGAGCTCTTTTCCGAGTATTTCAATGGTTTTGGTTTGTTTTTTGTTTACATCTTAATCTAAACACCTATAATTATAAATGCAGGTTCCAAGAATGGCAATGTTAATGGCCAAAGTTTTGCGATCGAGTGATGGAATAACTACAACCGACCGAATTTGTGTctagttttccaattcttgTGTACAATGGATTTGGTAAAAGCACAAAATTTTTGTTGATAACATAACTCAAATGCATAAAAATTTCAGGTGTAGACTTCACATTTATAGCTACGAACGTCCATCAATTGCGAATAGCATCAGGCAAAAATAGTTTATAAGGCAGACTATACTATTCTTGGGCATGTGTAAGGAAAGAATCATGAGCCAGTAATATACTAAGCTTATCCAGCAATTGTTAAATTACAACTTGCTTTTCTTGCAGATGAGTTTGCAAACCAGTTGGTCCAACTTTCTTGTAAATTTCGTCAATTTTATGTCGCCAGGAGAAAACCATTCACATAAAACCATCCTAACTTCCACTCAACTTTCTTGAAGAATTTCTGAAGCAGAAAAATTCAACGTCAGTTGTCTGTGAGTCTTCTTCTTGTCGACTTAATCAACAATGGCTTCCTTGCAGGATTTTTGTCCTCCGGGGTCCAAGTCAAACACCTCAGTTCCAAAGTGAACTACTGCCCACAGTCCGGCGTCCAAATTTGACGGCTATAAGGCCCATGACCACAATGAGATATTAGTACTAATATTTATATACACTCTGACGGCCAAATTTGACGGCCACGAGGCCCACCAGCCACAAGTACATTTCTTGGCAATGTTTTAATCTGATTTCTGGATTTCAATGCAGAAGTTTTTCATCCATACAAATTGATTAATGAAGCCTACAATGCCTTAACAAGTCCTAGAAtctaacacacacacacacacacacataagcgtataaaatctggaattttttactatttttttaGAGCAAATTTTATATGCATTGATAATGTATGCATTATCACCGTCGTTGAATTCATGATATatgtgtaaaagttgaattttaaatttaaattttatataattatgaTTCATTCAACGCAGTAGACAGTGTATAAACTGCCGGTATGTATAAAAGATTATTTGCATTCTTTTATGGCACTGAATACTAGAAGCTCAAAAGGGCCAAGAGCAATTGGGAGAGTGGGTGGAATTCTAAAAGGAGTGAGAGTGTTGAAAATAATGAATGTCTTCATATGTTACTAATTAATCTTTGTTATGTGTGGagaattattattatattataatGATAATGATACTACTCAAAGTCCAGATTTGTTTAGGCTGAAATATGTCATTGCCAAAGTGCATTCCATGTCTCAATTTTCAGTAATTAATAGCACACCATGCTGACCTGAAAACTGTGACGTGTTTTTTGGTACTTATATGGGAGTGTCACCATTGAATTCACTAATTAGTGCCAAATGCATCTTCTTAAAATATGAAATGGGCATTGATTTGAGTTAGTAGAACAGTGTATGCAGTAGCATATGATAAACAGAAAAATAATTAATGTTGTTTTGGGATgaacatttttaaaaaaaaaaattatgtctGATTTTAGTCACCATGCTAGCTGGTGCCTACTCCTAAATCCCAACTTCCAAGTGCAATCAAGCTGTGTAGTGTCGGTGGAACTTTTCAAGGGCTTCTGCAATTGTCTACgacatgttaaaaaaaaaaacacaatctAAAATTTAATAATGTCTTCCGTCTAAATTCAAGTACATCAATCTCTCAACCTTGACCTGTTCTTTGTGGGATGGTACAAAATTAACACCTGTCTATT
It contains:
- the LOC113748623 gene encoding uncharacterized protein LOC113748623 — translated: MAVLLFSMVCGVYIFSICTTQMAYFRDSNLLKLKQIQKQCPASGIEISETAYLHFPEPKTFSRQECACNPVKFFAIISMQRSGSGWFETLLNSHENVSSNGEIFGARDRRRNLSVIYGIMDKVYNLDWYSSASKNECSAAVGFKWMLNQGLTEYHEGIAEYFKKRGVHAIYLFRRNHLRRMISLIANVYDKDAKLLNGTHKSHVHSPQEAQVLASYKPSINTTRLVPNLKKEEQTTARALEYFKTTRHIVLYYEDVVRNHTKLIDVQDFLKLPHRNLSSHQVKIHSGSLSTQIKNGEDVQRALKGTPYERFLNSDY